From the Bombus pascuorum chromosome 7, iyBomPasc1.1, whole genome shotgun sequence genome, one window contains:
- the LOC132909342 gene encoding tRNA (32-2'-O)-methyltransferase regulator THADA, which yields MFTSEEIKRQLKDLLILKRNGELDTKEKLLNSNNKYWRNCITYDSLEHYVHHYDEEIKLTTLALIVESRKSTLKFKSQELDIIILFLQVNFKENIEFVPLIKKALKRMKDGLAVMRRQYAQEEKMRNHYKKNCSSSEIKQELMDESYKISCNLESDINMYSCKFESLRQMCICSPDATYNRTQRSLQILLLMRDLLDNEFKQVIWKSEQVEAIFNIMLLDTYETNKVMAFNLIKSIDPNLLQLNNEDRVHDIIMVAIELGNSVRPIDTITAAYMLKVSILSPIVQKVLKNHLDLIIEFEDIKEATILQLILILLKKLKDSLTLAKENIVKTVIKHSLYGYLFCIRNLLSECNLENAGKECLWQSTVTELISISFECSHAVSLIVNNSSPEGHLPMDLNSQAINEICNSVPDKQIVTPQMVLLCSWRTVKEVSLLFGLLSTEAPICEDDNPSIKLLNEEQIIKIGEHFVSLLTETKHRGAFEQAHVGFSQLCFRLWRLNKTNLNELPKLWLHQILISITGIKENSKLCATRRSVGVPFMIQALLSTEPRPYKDTETITFDVVIKILLGLTQLKSGDLWGKVQQLIYSNSVFTHYENSLVTSKYNNDCPVNENVVQITEIKTHALNILRAIFQHSHFAEIVNNYAEDGLIAAFKSYDAATWAERNAATLLFSALITRIFGVQRTKDHINLTTHNKMNYSVFSEIYSNLLSFILDQLQTFVAVDDTLIKADIQSILLLLSRLYCNNNTEPSDIEWKVNDLIDLIIQCAKSAIFETRKLAARALVPLLTTQSVQYVLTKIIENVVSAGTNYSSLNLIHGYMLQIYEILIYFNFKSFELVGVNWDEFLKRTIWIIENLERKNSKPPSFLLAAHYVNVCNKICEVDRTYVIRMFPMLYTIISHLLGEKLKQGPARELYKLSVIRFIRSIERETSLIQQSIVIKICLHNLKVPEMQIAAWSIVSEIINEVKYTDVLETLLNYGFYEIRNSIECFHKYSPDLQDAIFDFLYNSLTCINQTESSDFMRRIDICKFVLNEIRLQDKKSGYYERDCYLRLLGKSYVTLASFNEHDGAINLECTNDVYSSFCDNLWITSLSRDFRKSAFKIMEGLFLACYKCEEYRYVQIQWWTTVLQLLLDNNREIRNEAFSLIDHVPVHCTVIDDCSYINLLLSKFLECNIRNKHPEYMCIALFYWSIALLDYIDYEMDDTDVFNKCTNYDFFEPLEVSRTCAEFLMKNMYSYIDIILPDDAINWVNSLLNVQFQKSISFRTLVKNYENYMPTLENKLYDILNPTYKNKLLQMLSYEQYKNIL from the exons ATGTTTACAtcagaagaaataaagaggCAATTAAAAGATTTGTTAATATTGAAACGTAATGGTGAATTAGACACTAAGGAGAAGCTTCTTAactcaaataataaatattggaGAAATTGTATCACGTATGATAGTTTGGAACATTATGTTCATCATTATGATGAAGAG ataaaattaacTACACTAGCCCTTATAGTAGAATCAAGGAAGAGcactttaaaatttaaatctcAAGAACTTGATATAATCATCCTGTTTCTACAAgtcaattttaaagaaaatatagaatttgttCCTCTAATAAAAAAG gCTTTAAAACGAATGAAGGACGGCTTAGCTGTTATGAGGCGGCAATATgcacaagaagaaaaaatgagaaaccattataaaaaaaactgtAGTTCATCAGAGATAAAACAAGAATTGATGGATgaatcatataaaatatcttgcaatttaGAAAGTGATATAAACATGTATAGTTGTAAATTTGAATCTCTACGTCAGATGTGCATATGTAGCCCTGATGCAACATATAATAGGACGCAGCGTTCTCTACAGATATTGCTCCTAATGAGAGATTTGTtagataatgaatttaaacaaGTTATTTGGAAGTCTGAGCAAGTGGAAGCAATATTTAACATAATGTTATTAGATAcatatgaaacaaataaagtaATGGCTTTCAATCTAATAAAATCAATAGATCcaaatttattgcaattaaataatgaagatCGTGTTCATGATATTATCATGGTTGCTATTGAATTAGGCAATAGTGTAAGACCTATTGATACTATTACAGCTGCATATATGCTGAAAGTTAGTATACTGTCACCTATTGTGCAAAAAGTACTTAAAAATCATTTAGATCTAATAATAGAGTttgaagatataaaagaagCAACAATACTACAACTTATActaattttgttgaaaaagtTGAAG gATTCTTTGACTCTAGCAAAAGAGAATATAGTGAAAACTGTTATTAAACATTCTTTGTATGGCTATCTTTTCtgtataagaaatttgttatctGAGTGCAATTTGGAGAATGCTGGGAAAGAATGTTTGTGGCAGAGCACTGTAACAGAATTAATATCCATATCTTTCGAATGCAGTCATGCAGTTTctttaatagtaaataattctTCACCAGAGGGACATTTACCAATGGATTTGAATTCACAAGctattaatgaaatatgtaattcTGTGCCTGATAAACAAATAGTAACACCACAAATGGTGTTGCTTTGTTCTTGGCGTACTGTAAAGGAAGTTAGCTTATTGTTTGGTTTGCTTTCCACTGAGGCACCTATATGTGAAGACGACAATCCTtccataaaattgttaaatgaaGAGCaa ATTATCAAAATAGGAGAACATTTTGTTTCCTTGCTTACTGAAACAAAGCATAGAGGAGCATTTGAACAAGCTCATGTAGGATTCAGCCAATTGTGTTTTCGACTATGgcgtttaaataaaacaaatctaAATGAATTACCTAAATTGTGGTTGCATCAAATTTTGATTTCCATTACGGGAATTAAAGAGAACTCAAAATTGTGTGCAACCAGAAGAAGTGTAGGAGTTCCATTCATGATACAG GCTTTACTATCTACAGAACCTCGTCCATACAAAGATACAGAAACTATAACCTTTGATGTGGTGATAAAAATTCTGTTAGGACTTACACAATTGAAAAGTGGAGATCTATGGGGAAAAGTGCAACAACTGATATACTCAAACTCTGTTTTTACACATTATGAGAACTCACTTGTTACATCGAAGTACAACAATGATTGTCCTGTAAACGAAAATGTCGTTCAAATCACGGAAATCAAAACACATGCTCTAAATATCTTAAGAGCAATTTTTCAACATTCTCATTTTGCagaaatagtaaataattatgctGAAGATGGTTTAATAGCGGCATTTAAAAGTTACGATGCTGCAACATGGGCG GAAAGAAACGCAGCAACATTACTTTTTAGTGCACTTATTACTAGAATCTTTGGCGTTCAAAGAACGAAAGACCATATCAATCTTACCACacataataaaatgaattatagtgtattttctgaaatatattCTAATCTATTATCCTTTATTTTGGATCAATTGCAAACATTTGTGGCAGTGGATGATACTCTTATAAAAGCCGATATACAATCGATATTGCTTTTACTATCACGgttatactgtaataataatacggaaCCTAGCGATATTGAATGGAAG GTCAATGATCTTAtagatttaattatacaatgcGCAAAAAGTGCGATATTCGAAACACGGAAATTAGCAGCCAGAGCACTTGTACCTTTATTAACAACACAATCTGTTCAATatgttttaacaaaaataattgagAATGTAGTATCTGCAGGGACCAACTAttcatctttaaatttaatacatgGTTATATGTTGCAA atatatgaaatactaatatatttcaattttaaatcgtTTGAATTGGTCGGTGTAAATTGggatgaatttttgaaacgcACAATTTGGATCATAGAAAATCTGGAgcgaaaaaattcaaaaccGCCAAGTTTCTTATTGGCTGCACATTATGTAaatgtttgcaataaaatatgtGAAGTAGATAGAAC GTATGTGATACGAATGTTCCCGATGCTATATACCATAATTTCACATTTGTTAggtgaaaaattaaaacaaggACCTGCGCGAGAACTGTATAAATTATCAGTAATTAGATTCATTCGATCAATAGAGAGAGAAACCTCGCTAATTCAACAGTCCATAGTAATCAAAATATGCTTGCATAATTTAAAAGTTCCTGAAATGCAAATCGCTGCATGGTCAATTGTTTCAGAAATCATTAATGAAGTGAAATACACTGATGTATTAGagacattattaaattatggtTTCTATGAAATTCGCAACTCTATAGAATGTTTTCATAAGTATAGTCCAGATTTGCAAGATGCAATATTTGATTTCCTATACAATAGCCTAACATGCATTAATCAAACTGAATCCTCTGATTTCATGAGAAGAAttgatatttgtaaatttgtgTTAAATGAAATACGTCTACAGGATAAAAAAAGTGGATACTATGAGAGAGACTGCTACTTAAGATTATTGGGAAAATCATATGTGACTTTAGCTTCTTTTAACGAGCATGATGGAGCAATTAATTTAGAATGTACAAATGATGTATATAGTAGCTTCTGCGATAATCTATGGATCACAAGTTTGAGTAGAGATTTTAGAAAATCTGCATTTAAAATAATGGAGGGTCTTTTTCTAGCGTGTTATAAATGTGAAGAGTATCGAT ATGTACAGATTCAGTGGTGGACAACAGTATTGCAATTGTTACTGGACAATAATCGCGAAATACGAAATGAAGCATTCTCTTTAATTGATCATGTTCCAGTACATTGTACAGTGATTGATGATTgttcatatataaatttactactttcaaaattcttagaatgcaatatacgtaataaacATCCTGAGTATATGTGTATTGCGCTTTTTTATTGGAGTATTGCATTATTAGATTATATAGATTACGAAATGGATGATACAGat GTGTTCaacaaatgtacaaattaTGACTTCTTTGAACCTTTGGAGGTATCAAGGACATGTGCCgagtttttaatgaaaaatatgtacagtTATATAGACATTATATTGCCAGATGACGCTATAAATTGGGTCAATTCACTTTTGAATGTCCAATTTCAAAAATCCATTTCGTTTAGAACGCTCGtgaagaattatgaaaattacatGCCTACTctcgaaaataaattgtacgatATTTTGAACCCGACTtacaagaataaattattacaaatgttATCATACGaacaatacaaaaatatattataa